A part of Verrucomicrobiota bacterium genomic DNA contains:
- a CDS encoding YraN family protein, whose translation MPGNWLHRLRSIWPRPNQEPIAQRRGHLGERAARRHLERTGMKCLAANYRSPRGEIDLVFRDHDCLVFVEVKARGRDQWTRPAAAVDTEKRRRVAQGAMDYLSEIGRPEIKIRFDIVEVLLEADALSEVRHLQAAFSMPSSMRFG comes from the coding sequence ATGCCTGGCAACTGGCTCCATCGTCTTCGGTCCATCTGGCCGCGCCCAAACCAAGAGCCGATCGCTCAACGGCGCGGCCACCTCGGCGAGCGCGCCGCCCGTCGGCACTTGGAACGAACCGGGATGAAATGCCTCGCCGCCAATTATCGTTCCCCGCGAGGCGAAATCGACCTCGTGTTCCGAGATCACGATTGCCTGGTCTTCGTCGAGGTCAAAGCCCGGGGACGCGATCAATGGACGCGGCCCGCCGCCGCCGTGGACACCGAAAAACGACGGCGTGTGGCCCAGGGCGCCATGGATTATCTAAGCGAAATCGGGCGCCCGGAAATCAAGATCCGTTTCGACATCGTCGAAGTCTTGCTCGAGGCAGACGCCCTTTCCGAAGTGCGCCACCTTCAGGCTGCCTTTTCCATGCCCTCCTCGATGCGCTTCGGCTGA
- a CDS encoding ribonuclease HII, whose translation MPNIMSGTEAMGGHLWRCRAQRQCLTLPAVPATSEPAPDLFEFEKSRLALGVARVAGIDEAGRGPLAGPVVAAAVIFPSRWVLSGLPPELEGLNDSKQLSESRRESYFDFLIGHPQIEKGVASIEPEVIDRINILQATHRAMALALRQLGHEPGHVLIDGRPVPGLTPPQTALIKGDSRSYSIAAASVIAKVTRDRRMLELDRLYPGYGFADHKGYGTPEHLDALDRLGTSPIHRLSFAPCRPRQPEFF comes from the coding sequence ATGCCCAATATCATGTCCGGAACAGAGGCCATGGGCGGCCATCTTTGGCGTTGCCGCGCGCAAAGGCAATGCCTCACTCTTCCGGCCGTGCCCGCCACGTCCGAACCCGCCCCGGACCTTTTTGAGTTCGAAAAAAGCCGCCTGGCGCTCGGCGTGGCTCGTGTGGCCGGGATCGATGAAGCGGGTCGAGGCCCTCTCGCCGGACCGGTCGTGGCGGCCGCCGTCATTTTCCCTTCCCGCTGGGTTCTGTCGGGATTGCCCCCGGAACTCGAAGGCCTCAACGATTCCAAGCAGCTTTCCGAGTCTCGACGGGAGTCCTACTTCGATTTCCTCATTGGCCATCCTCAGATCGAGAAAGGGGTCGCTTCCATCGAACCCGAGGTGATCGACCGCATCAACATCCTCCAAGCCACGCATCGCGCCATGGCTCTGGCCCTGCGTCAGCTTGGCCATGAACCCGGACATGTTCTGATCGACGGACGCCCCGTCCCGGGTTTGACCCCACCCCAAACCGCCTTGATCAAGGGGGATTCTCGCTCCTATTCTATCGCCGCCGCGAGTGTCATCGCCAAAGTCACCCGCGACCGTCGCATGCTCGAACTCGACCGGCTCTATCCCGGATACGGTTTCGCCGACCACAAAGGCTATGGCACCCCGGAACATTTGGACGCCCTGGACCGCCTCGGCACCAGCCCCATCCATCGGTTGAGTTTTGCTCCCTGCCGCCCGCGGCAGCCCGAATTCTTTTGA
- a CDS encoding molecular chaperone DnaK, which produces MILGIDLGTTNSLVAMVDSGVPLVLADVQGRRLTPSVVHFPVDGGRAVVGHEARRMAVVAPGSTLSSVKRLMGRRFGELSEAERAGACEIRDGGRETVEFGLTGGRVTNPVEVSAEILRRLVENAEAVLGVTARRVVITVPAYFNEAQRQATKRAGERAGLTVERILNEPTAAALAYGLNRLRDQSKIAVFDLGGGTFDLSILELHEGVFQVRATHGDTRLGGDDLDRRVMEKLAGEIRERGGMGFASDPVAVARLREAVEDAKIRLSSESAVEIRLPFLTSGFSYQRVLERKELEVWTRDILLRTRISCLRALEDARLRPEELDQVILVGGQTRMPLVRELVSEWFGCVEFEALRGGVRMSESGHSASGPLLNTSQNPDEAVALGAAIQGAILQGGVQGVVLLDVTPLSLGLETFGGLMNVLIPRNSTVPVKAGEVFTTAVDFQSSMLIHVLQGEREKAADNWSLGRFAIEFERAPRGVPRVGVQFEIDANGMLQVLARDLKTLKETRVQVASAVDVEDSAVQKMVEESVEHAWEDLRLRRWVEAKLKAEQVAEATRSAMVEFGGYLEEGALARVQAALARVEALLRAEESGGEAEPLRQATVELDEATRPLADLMMDQAMEALLKRRGVLG; this is translated from the coding sequence ATGATATTGGGCATCGATCTTGGCACCACGAATTCGCTGGTGGCGATGGTGGATTCCGGTGTGCCCTTGGTGCTGGCGGACGTTCAGGGGCGGCGCTTGACCCCCTCGGTGGTGCATTTTCCGGTGGACGGTGGCCGGGCGGTGGTGGGGCACGAGGCACGGCGGATGGCGGTGGTGGCGCCCGGGTCCACCTTGAGTTCCGTCAAGCGCTTGATGGGCCGGAGATTCGGCGAGCTTTCCGAGGCGGAACGGGCGGGAGCTTGCGAGATTCGTGACGGTGGACGCGAGACGGTTGAGTTTGGCCTGACCGGAGGACGCGTGACCAATCCGGTGGAGGTTTCGGCTGAGATCTTGCGGCGATTGGTGGAGAACGCGGAGGCGGTCTTGGGAGTGACTGCCCGGCGCGTGGTGATTACGGTGCCGGCTTATTTCAACGAAGCACAAAGGCAGGCGACAAAGCGCGCGGGCGAACGCGCCGGGTTGACGGTGGAACGGATCCTGAACGAACCGACGGCGGCGGCGCTGGCTTACGGGCTGAATCGTTTGCGGGACCAATCCAAGATTGCGGTTTTCGACCTGGGCGGCGGGACATTTGATCTCTCCATTTTGGAGCTGCACGAAGGCGTGTTCCAGGTGCGGGCGACGCATGGGGACACCCGCTTGGGCGGGGATGATTTGGACCGGCGGGTGATGGAGAAGCTCGCGGGGGAGATTCGGGAGCGAGGGGGGATGGGCTTTGCCAGCGATCCCGTAGCGGTGGCGCGTTTGCGTGAGGCGGTGGAAGACGCGAAGATCCGGCTTTCCTCCGAATCGGCGGTGGAAATTCGCCTGCCCTTCCTGACTTCGGGCTTCAGTTATCAGCGCGTCCTGGAGCGGAAGGAGCTCGAGGTGTGGACGCGGGATATTTTGTTGCGCACGCGGATCAGTTGTCTGAGGGCGTTGGAAGACGCGCGGTTGCGTCCGGAGGAACTGGACCAGGTGATTTTGGTGGGGGGGCAAACGCGCATGCCGTTGGTGCGGGAGTTGGTGTCGGAGTGGTTCGGGTGCGTCGAGTTTGAGGCTTTGCGGGGCGGCGTGCGGATGAGCGAATCAGGGCACTCGGCGAGCGGGCCGCTGCTGAATACTTCCCAGAATCCCGACGAGGCCGTGGCGTTGGGAGCGGCGATTCAGGGAGCGATCTTGCAGGGCGGGGTGCAGGGTGTGGTGCTGCTTGACGTCACGCCCCTCTCGCTCGGGCTTGAAACATTCGGCGGGTTGATGAACGTGCTCATCCCCCGCAACTCGACGGTGCCGGTCAAAGCGGGCGAGGTGTTCACGACGGCGGTGGATTTTCAGTCGTCGATGCTGATTCATGTGTTGCAGGGGGAGCGGGAGAAGGCCGCGGACAACTGGAGTCTGGGACGGTTCGCCATCGAGTTCGAACGGGCGCCCCGCGGGGTGCCGCGGGTCGGCGTGCAATTTGAAATCGACGCCAACGGCATGCTGCAGGTGCTGGCGAGAGACCTCAAAACGTTGAAGGAGACGCGGGTTCAGGTCGCTTCGGCGGTGGACGTGGAGGATTCGGCGGTGCAGAAGATGGTGGAAGAGTCGGTGGAACATGCGTGGGAGGACTTGCGGCTCCGGCGCTGGGTGGAGGCGAAATTGAAAGCGGAGCAAGTCGCGGAAGCGACGCGATCCGCGATGGTTGAGTTTGGCGGTTATTTGGAGGAGGGTGCTCTTGCCCGCGTTCAAGCGGCATTGGCTCGCGTGGAAGCGTTGCTCCGTGCCGAGGAATCGGGAGGCGAGGCGGAGCCGTTGCGCCAGGCCACGGTGGAGCTGGATGAAGCAACGCGGCCCCTGGCAGATCTGATGATGGATCAGGCCATGGAGGCCTTGTTGAAGCGACGCGGTGTGCTGGGTTAG
- a CDS encoding glycosyltransferase family 9 protein — MSCYHHALRTRLNDAGVRYNRSLALLASGRWTEGWQEYRWRWKWDGFGTAKPSFNQSWWKGEMLPGGTLLVWCEQGLGDSLHFARYLPLAKSRCQRVLFAAPRELQSLFESCPGVDYLLKEQETIPPFDAHVPLLDLPAIFESTPDNVPNTVPYLRLPGPGLVNIPAAPRGQMKVGLVWAGGTKYPKDHLRSLHLTQLTSLLETPSVVWYSLQVGPKRVEMKDLPVTARIFDVGGKLKDFRDTAAVMCQMDLIISVCTSALHLAGALGRPTWALLSYSPCWRWMLNGDTTPWYPTMKLFRQKAFGDWHSAIAPLSEMLREEVRKNCW, encoded by the coding sequence ATGTCCTGTTATCATCACGCTCTGCGCACCCGGCTCAACGACGCCGGCGTCCGCTACAACCGCTCTCTCGCACTGCTCGCATCAGGGCGATGGACGGAAGGCTGGCAGGAATACCGATGGCGGTGGAAGTGGGATGGCTTCGGAACGGCCAAACCTTCCTTCAACCAAAGCTGGTGGAAAGGAGAGATGCTCCCCGGGGGAACCCTGCTGGTCTGGTGCGAACAGGGCCTGGGCGACAGCCTCCACTTTGCTCGTTATCTTCCCCTCGCGAAGTCGCGCTGCCAGCGGGTCCTGTTCGCCGCCCCCCGCGAACTCCAGTCCTTGTTTGAATCGTGCCCAGGCGTGGACTACCTCCTCAAGGAACAGGAAACCATCCCGCCCTTCGATGCTCACGTGCCGCTCCTGGATCTTCCGGCGATCTTCGAAAGCACGCCCGACAATGTCCCCAACACCGTCCCCTATCTCCGTCTCCCTGGGCCCGGCCTCGTCAACATCCCGGCCGCGCCGCGCGGCCAAATGAAGGTGGGGCTCGTATGGGCGGGTGGGACCAAATATCCCAAGGATCACCTCCGCTCGCTCCATCTCACCCAACTCACGTCCCTCTTGGAAACGCCGAGCGTCGTTTGGTACAGCCTGCAAGTCGGACCCAAACGCGTGGAAATGAAAGATCTCCCGGTGACCGCCCGCATCTTCGACGTGGGCGGCAAGCTCAAGGATTTTCGCGACACCGCCGCCGTCATGTGCCAGATGGATCTCATCATCAGCGTTTGCACATCGGCGCTGCACCTGGCCGGAGCACTGGGACGTCCCACCTGGGCTTTGCTTTCCTACAGCCCCTGTTGGCGGTGGATGTTGAACGGCGACACCACCCCTTGGTATCCCACCATGAAACTCTTCCGCCAAAAAGCGTTCGGGGACTGGCATTCCGCCATCGCTCCCTTGAGCGAAATGCTGCGCGAAGAAGTGCGGAAGAATTGCTGGTAG
- a CDS encoding tetratricopeptide repeat protein yields the protein MGRSRGVNSERRQEIQSVSVAFGRRDSTPLLTQNIIGGQTVTPSESFHRHLQAALVHQRSGRWQAAEEIYDALLAKAPNDAELIHLIGVLLHQRGLDADALDWLDRATNLLPTLATFHFNRGTVLAALKRWNEAIAAFRHVTHLDPRFPGAHFNLGVALHQRGRLDEAMTAYRDALAIAPDPDPANNLGLVLKGIGRSKDAVAAFRQALIFNPTHADAALNLASTLREMGDHDKALTQYLQALSFHPKKAEVHFQIGLIHQQAQRIDQAEQHYALAVAENGHPESANNLALLLERKNRLAEAEALYRQAIQAKPDFLDPANNLGNLLQ from the coding sequence ATGGGTAGAAGTCGTGGCGTGAATTCTGAGCGGCGGCAGGAGATTCAATCCGTGTCCGTCGCGTTCGGACGAAGAGACTCGACGCCCCTGCTGACGCAGAACATCATCGGGGGCCAGACCGTTACGCCGAGCGAATCGTTCCACCGTCACCTCCAGGCCGCGCTGGTCCATCAGCGGTCGGGACGCTGGCAGGCTGCGGAGGAAATCTATGACGCCCTCCTGGCCAAAGCCCCCAACGACGCGGAACTGATCCACCTCATAGGGGTGCTTCTCCATCAGCGCGGACTTGATGCGGACGCATTGGATTGGCTCGATCGCGCCACGAACTTGCTCCCCACCCTCGCGACCTTCCATTTCAACCGCGGAACCGTGCTCGCCGCGCTGAAGCGTTGGAACGAAGCCATCGCCGCTTTTCGTCATGTCACTCATCTCGACCCGCGTTTTCCAGGCGCGCACTTCAATCTCGGCGTCGCCCTTCACCAGCGAGGCAGGCTCGACGAAGCGATGACCGCCTACCGCGATGCCCTCGCCATCGCCCCGGACCCCGACCCCGCCAATAATCTCGGTCTGGTTTTGAAGGGAATCGGGAGATCGAAAGACGCGGTCGCCGCATTCCGACAAGCCTTGATTTTCAATCCTACGCACGCCGACGCGGCCCTCAATCTGGCCTCGACTTTGCGGGAAATGGGGGACCACGACAAGGCCCTCACCCAATATCTCCAGGCGCTCTCGTTCCACCCCAAGAAAGCCGAGGTGCATTTTCAAATCGGCTTGATCCATCAACAAGCCCAGCGCATCGATCAAGCGGAACAACACTACGCTCTCGCCGTCGCCGAAAACGGCCATCCCGAATCCGCCAACAACTTGGCGCTGTTGCTGGAACGCAAGAACCGCCTCGCTGAAGCCGAGGCGCTTTATCGCCAGGCCATCCAGGCGAAACCCGACTTCCTGGACCCGGCCAACAACCTCGGGAACCTCTTGCAATAG
- a CDS encoding DUF1553 domain-containing protein translates to MKRRERRALTGHSRTPQAIPAVATELRFPGRAMVHGDDCPRPPSARTCQTAGAMRNSPWRRGTWRIFLRWFPHVVWGCLAGFLPGLLFSTLFADPGMELGARDGRTGTSTHQPASPSTNALWSLAPIRNPPPPRVRNERWIATPVDRFILARLESEGLEPSLEADRRTLIRRLSFDLHGLPPTFEEVEAFVHDRSGSAVEKVVDRLLASPRYGERWGRHWLDVARYADTKGYVYGDREETRFVHSHAYRDWVVRAHNDDLPFSRFLELQLAADTRATSSADLAALGFLTLGKRFLGVMHDIIDDRIDVVTRGLLGLTVSCARCHDHKYDPVSTQDYYALYGIFASSYEQLTPLRPFEEHGIEKEALQELRARQDKLAAVLQAKRDLLADRLRSQIGRYLEAIPAAASYPTEDFYELRGTNDLNPIFVRRWADFVQRAGAAGHPVFTPWKAFADLARAERTHEFPQALSRLTQQSSANPALAEALAKEPPRSISELAQVYAKVFAKVDRVWRDHSASSNAAPRMADAALESIRQVFHGPESPLAVPPGAVVEIEWYFDEPTRVELSKLQAEIDRWLIKISPSNALPHTVVLKDKLEPKPGRVFRRGNPALAGEEVPPRFLSALDPRQTRFTSGSGRAELAARIADRANPLTARVFVNRVWTHHFGRGLVATPSDFGWRSLPPSHPELLDWLSTWFLNQGGSMKKLHQLIVLSNTYRQSSVDRPEAQARDPENRFLWRMAPRRLDWESLHDSMLFVSGELEQQRGGFAASPKEGGPRPRSIYLPIDRQFLPGSLRNFDFANPDLHTPARPDTTVPQQALFFINSPFAAERARTLARAVLAQGDLAEFFRRAYQRSPSSQELQAAREFLSTSQRSPRLERKPPPPPAWKYGFGSPVVTNGQAKPFQILPHFTDGSWQGGSKWPDDKLGWVRLTATGGHPGNDLNHSSIRRWISPQAMKVEVRGKLVHKAKEGDGVRAWIVHNSKQVLGQWSVHQREQEIALASVEVAAGDTIDFAVDRGPGLSHDDYLWSPVLVEIGPQGESQPRSWDSKQDFSGPPEALPSPFFPAEQLAQVIFSSNEFLFVD, encoded by the coding sequence ATGAAGCGGCGTGAACGCCGTGCTCTGACCGGCCACTCGCGGACGCCCCAAGCGATTCCTGCAGTGGCGACGGAATTGAGGTTCCCCGGTCGCGCCATGGTGCATGGCGACGACTGTCCGAGGCCGCCCTCGGCACGAACCTGCCAGACCGCCGGGGCGATGCGAAACTCGCCCTGGAGACGCGGAACCTGGAGAATTTTTCTCCGGTGGTTCCCACACGTGGTGTGGGGGTGCCTGGCGGGATTCCTGCCCGGTCTGCTTTTCTCGACACTTTTCGCCGATCCAGGAATGGAACTCGGAGCGCGGGATGGCCGCACGGGCACTTCAACCCACCAACCCGCTTCCCCCTCAACGAACGCGCTTTGGTCTCTGGCTCCCATCCGAAATCCCCCACCGCCGCGAGTCCGCAACGAACGATGGATTGCCACGCCCGTCGATCGTTTCATTCTTGCCCGATTGGAGAGCGAGGGCTTGGAACCGTCGTTGGAGGCTGACCGCCGGACGCTGATCCGGCGGCTAAGCTTCGATCTGCACGGCCTTCCCCCCACCTTCGAGGAAGTCGAAGCCTTCGTCCATGACCGATCAGGCTCCGCCGTTGAGAAGGTGGTGGACCGTCTGCTGGCCTCCCCGCGTTATGGGGAGCGTTGGGGCCGTCATTGGCTCGACGTGGCGCGCTACGCCGACACAAAAGGCTACGTGTATGGGGATCGCGAAGAAACGCGGTTCGTCCATTCCCATGCCTATCGGGATTGGGTTGTCCGAGCTCACAATGACGATCTTCCTTTTAGCAGGTTTCTCGAACTTCAACTCGCCGCCGACACGCGCGCCACCTCGAGCGCCGACCTGGCCGCGCTCGGTTTCCTCACTCTGGGCAAGCGTTTTTTGGGGGTGATGCACGACATCATCGACGATCGCATCGACGTGGTCACGCGCGGCCTGCTGGGACTCACCGTCAGTTGCGCCCGCTGCCACGACCACAAATATGATCCTGTTTCCACGCAGGATTATTACGCCCTTTACGGCATTTTCGCCTCCTCCTACGAACAACTCACCCCCCTGCGTCCGTTTGAAGAGCACGGGATCGAAAAAGAGGCGCTCCAGGAATTGCGCGCGCGGCAGGACAAGCTCGCCGCGGTGCTGCAAGCCAAGCGCGACCTGCTGGCCGACCGTTTGCGCTCGCAAATCGGGCGTTATCTTGAAGCCATTCCAGCGGCCGCCTCCTATCCCACCGAGGATTTTTATGAATTGCGCGGCACCAATGACCTCAACCCCATTTTTGTCAGACGCTGGGCTGACTTCGTCCAACGCGCGGGAGCAGCCGGCCATCCCGTGTTCACGCCGTGGAAGGCCTTCGCAGATCTTGCCCGGGCCGAACGAACTCATGAATTCCCCCAGGCCCTGAGTCGACTGACCCAGCAATCCTCGGCAAATCCTGCCCTCGCTGAAGCTTTGGCGAAGGAGCCCCCTCGGTCGATTTCCGAGCTGGCCCAAGTCTACGCGAAAGTCTTCGCAAAGGTGGACCGTGTTTGGCGCGACCACTCCGCCTCGTCCAATGCCGCGCCTCGCATGGCGGATGCGGCGCTCGAAAGCATCCGCCAGGTTTTCCACGGTCCCGAATCGCCCCTGGCGGTTCCCCCGGGCGCGGTGGTGGAAATCGAATGGTATTTCGACGAGCCAACCCGGGTTGAATTGTCCAAGCTTCAAGCCGAGATCGATCGCTGGCTCATCAAAATCTCGCCCTCGAATGCCCTCCCCCACACCGTCGTGCTGAAAGACAAACTCGAGCCCAAACCGGGGCGCGTTTTTCGACGTGGCAACCCCGCCCTGGCAGGCGAGGAAGTTCCACCGCGATTTTTATCGGCCTTGGATCCGCGGCAGACTCGATTCACTTCCGGCAGCGGCCGCGCAGAACTCGCGGCTCGCATCGCGGACCGCGCCAATCCGCTCACCGCGCGCGTGTTTGTGAACCGGGTCTGGACGCATCATTTTGGACGAGGACTGGTGGCCACCCCGAGCGATTTTGGATGGCGCAGCTTGCCGCCCAGCCACCCCGAGCTTCTGGACTGGCTGTCCACGTGGTTCCTCAACCAAGGCGGGTCGATGAAGAAACTGCATCAACTCATCGTGCTCTCGAACACTTACCGCCAGTCCAGCGTGGACCGCCCCGAAGCCCAGGCGCGCGATCCGGAAAACCGCTTCCTCTGGCGGATGGCGCCTCGCCGGCTGGATTGGGAATCGCTTCACGATTCGATGCTGTTCGTCAGTGGCGAACTCGAACAGCAACGAGGCGGATTCGCCGCCTCTCCAAAGGAAGGCGGCCCCCGCCCGCGCTCCATTTACCTTCCCATCGACCGGCAGTTCCTCCCGGGCTCCCTGCGCAACTTCGATTTCGCCAATCCCGATCTTCACACCCCGGCTCGACCGGACACCACGGTCCCGCAGCAAGCGCTTTTCTTCATAAACAGCCCCTTCGCGGCGGAACGGGCGCGCACGCTGGCCCGGGCCGTCCTCGCGCAAGGCGACTTGGCGGAGTTCTTTCGCCGCGCCTACCAGCGATCCCCCTCGTCCCAGGAACTCCAAGCCGCCCGTGAATTCCTGTCGACCTCGCAACGATCACCGAGGCTCGAGCGGAAGCCTCCGCCACCGCCGGCGTGGAAGTACGGCTTCGGTTCGCCCGTCGTGACGAATGGCCAGGCTAAACCCTTCCAAATCCTCCCTCATTTCACGGATGGCTCCTGGCAGGGCGGTTCGAAATGGCCCGACGACAAACTGGGGTGGGTTCGATTGACGGCCACAGGAGGACATCCGGGAAACGACCTCAATCACTCCTCCATCCGCCGCTGGATCTCGCCTCAAGCCATGAAGGTCGAAGTGCGGGGCAAGCTTGTTCATAAAGCCAAAGAAGGTGACGGAGTTCGAGCCTGGATCGTGCACAACTCAAAGCAAGTGCTCGGTCAATGGTCCGTCCATCAACGCGAGCAAGAAATAGCCCTTGCCTCTGTCGAGGTCGCTGCGGGAGATACAATCGACTTTGCGGTGGATCGTGGTCCTGGACTGAGCCACGACGATTATCTGTGGTCACCGGTGTTGGTTGAGATCGGCCCCCAGGGGGAATCACAACCTCGCTCCTGGGATTCCAAGCAGGACTTTTCCGGTCCCCCGGAGGCCCTACCCAGTCCATTTTTCCCTGCCGAGCAACTGGCGCAGGTCATCTTTTCGTCGAACGAGTTTCTTTTCGTCGATTAG